One genomic window of Ziziphus jujuba cultivar Dongzao chromosome 4, ASM3175591v1 includes the following:
- the LOC107416773 gene encoding 7-deoxyloganetin glucosyltransferase-like, with protein MDYSRSETHQKPHAICIPLPLQSHIKAMLKLAKLLYHRGFYITFINTEFNHKRFLKSLGPKSLDGLPDFVFETIPDGLPPSDEDVTQDIPSLLESIRNNLMLPPFLDLLTRINQTSTATSSNPPVTCMVTDNIMGVFTVLAGEQLGIPVAMFISFSACGFLGLTQYPALIERGFAPLKDESYLTNGFLETIIDWIPGMKDIRLRDLPTFFRTTDPQDIMFNFALEANKRYCKASAIVIHTFDALERDVLDALSSIMPPKFYAIGPLQLLLNQMPEESFKQIGYSLWKEDSKCLQWLDTKPPNSVVYVNFGSITIISQQQLVEFAMGLANSKKLFLWIIRPDLVVGKSAVLPPEFEDQVKETGLIASWCPQEQVLDHPSIGGFLTHCGWNSILESLSAGVPMLCWPFFGDQQTNCRFICNEWSVGMEIDNDVKRDEVEKLVRELVEGEKGKELKTKAMEWKKLAHEATSPHGSSTKSFDLLVNQVLLEKQHV; from the exons ATGGATTATTCCAGATCAGAAACTCATCAAAAACCTCATGCAATTTGCATTCCTTTGCCACTTCAAAGCCACATCAAAGCTATGCTTAAACTAGCAAAACTTCTTTACCATAGAGGTTTCTACATAACCTTTATAAACACAGAGTTCAACCACAAGCGGTTTCTCAAATCTTTAGGTCCAAAATCTTTGGATGGCTTGCCTGACTTCGTTTTCGAAACCATTCCCGATGGCCTCCCTCCTTCCGATGAAGATGTGACACAAGACATCCCTTCTCTTCTTGAATCCATAAGAAACAACTTAATGTTGCCTCCATTTCTTGATCTCCTTACAAGAATCAATCAAACTAGTACTGCCACTTCTAGTAACCCTCCTGTGACTTGCATGGTTACGGACAATATCATGGGGGTGTTCACAGTGCTAGCTGGTGAACAGCTTGGAATTCCTGTTGCaatgtttatttctttttctgcttGTGGGTTTTTAGGGCTCACTCAATATCCAGCTTTGATCGAGAGAGGATTTGCCCCTTTAAAAG ATGAGAGCTATCTAACAAATGGTTTTTTGGAAACCATTATAGATTGGATTCCAGGAATGAAAGACATTCGATTGAGGGATCTCCCAACCTTTTTCCGAACTACGGATCCACAAGATATCATGTTTAACTTCGCACTGGAAGCAAACAAACGATATTGTAAAGCTTCAGCAATTGTAATACATACATTTGATGCATTGGAAAGAGATGTTTTGGATGCTCTATCATCCATAATGCCTCCAAAATTCTATGCAATCGGTCCTCTCCAACTTCTTCTGAACCAAATGCCAGAAGAATCTTTCAAGCAAATAGGATACAGCCTTTGGAAAGAGGACTCAAAGTGCCTCCAATGGCTGGATACAAAGCCACCGAACTCAGTAGTGTATGTGAATTTTGGAAGCATAACAATTATTTCACAGCAACAACTAGTTGAGTTTGCTATGGGACTTGCAAATAGCAAGAAACTATTTTTGTGGATAATTAGGCCTGATTTAGTTGTAGGTAAATCAGCTGTTTTGCCACCTGAATTTGAAGACCAAGTTAAAGAAACAGGTCTAATAGCAAGTTGGTGTCCACAAGAACAAGTCCTTGATCATCCATCAATTGGAGGGTTTTTAACACACTGTGGATGGAATTCAATCCTTGAGAGTTTATCTGCAGGAGTGCCTATGCTTTGTTGGCCATTCTTCGGGGACCAGCAAACGAATTGCAGGTTCATTTGCAATGAATGGAGTGTGGGAATGGAGATTGACAATGATGTGAAAAGAGATGAGGTTGAAAAGCTTGTGAGGGAGTTAGTGGAGGGAGAGAAAGGTAAGGAATTGAAAACTAAGGCCATGGAGTGGAAAAAATTGGCACATGAAGCGACTAGTCCACACGGCTCATCTACCAAAAGCTTTGACCTTTTGGTCAACCAAGTGCTTCTGGAAAAACAGCATGTGTAA